The following proteins come from a genomic window of Nostoc sp. ATCC 53789:
- a CDS encoding Mut7-C RNAse domain-containing protein, with protein MAIAYFYFHAELNHFLPRHHKQVKISHVFEEKASIKDMIESLGVPHPEVDFINVNGKYVNFSYIVSDGDAINVYPISARSAIIPSISVLPKPLSIIRFVLDIHLGKLATSLRLLGFDTLYRNDYDDDKLAQISSRQERILLTRDKGLLMRSLVTHGYYVRNTNPQEQIIEVLQRFDLFKLIAPFKRCLRCNGLLECVDKQSIIEQVPEKVRCQIDQFQRCQDCDRIYWKGSHYERLQQFIDEVLNSRKGE; from the coding sequence ATGGCGATCGCATATTTCTACTTCCATGCAGAATTGAATCATTTTTTACCACGGCATCACAAGCAGGTGAAAATATCTCATGTTTTTGAGGAGAAAGCTTCAATTAAGGACATGATTGAGTCGTTAGGTGTCCCTCATCCCGAAGTTGATTTTATAAATGTTAATGGTAAATATGTAAATTTTTCTTACATAGTTTCGGATGGAGATGCTATCAATGTTTATCCAATTTCAGCTAGGAGTGCCATTATACCAAGCATTTCTGTTTTGCCAAAACCGCTCAGTATTATCCGCTTTGTTTTAGATATTCATTTGGGGAAGCTGGCGACATCATTACGACTTTTAGGTTTTGATACTTTATACCGCAATGACTACGATGATGATAAATTAGCCCAAATATCTTCTAGGCAAGAGCGGATTCTCTTGACTCGTGATAAGGGTTTATTAATGCGTAGTTTGGTAACGCATGGGTATTACGTTAGAAATACTAACCCTCAAGAACAAATTATAGAAGTACTACAACGCTTCGACTTATTTAAATTAATTGCACCATTTAAACGGTGTTTGCGTTGCAATGGATTATTAGAATGTGTAGATAAGCAATCCATTATTGAACAAGTGCCAGAAAAAGTGCGATGCCAGATCGATCAATTCCAGCGTTGTCAAGACTGCGATCGCATTTATTGGAAAGGTTCCCATTATGAACGATTACAACAGTTTATTGATGAAGTGTTGAACTCAAGAAAAGGTGAGTGA
- a CDS encoding ROK family protein, which translates to MTLILALDFGGTKLAAALVNIGSRKWLRYERRLSPVGANASTDLEIMRSLIYSLLEDAKPAAIGVSFGGPVDASMGTVRLSHHVAGWENIPLKELLENEFGVSVGVDNDANVAALGEHRFGAGQGYDSLFYITVSTGVGGGWILNGQPWRGAGGMAGEIGHIVVDPAGPVCLCGKRGCVERLASGPYMAQNVREILENEPQRRGGLRDGEVLRGLVGGDLTLLTGQLVSEAAAAGDDLAKEVLRKAAWALGVGIGNVANLMNPQRFVLGGGVTKAGEDFWRVVRQVAQETALPEVDFEIIPAVLGDDAPLWGAVAIASMTIPNL; encoded by the coding sequence ATGACATTAATTTTAGCTCTCGATTTTGGCGGAACTAAGCTTGCGGCTGCATTGGTAAATATTGGTTCGAGAAAGTGGTTGCGTTATGAACGTCGTCTCTCGCCAGTAGGTGCAAATGCTAGCACTGACTTGGAAATTATGCGATCGCTCATTTACTCTCTGCTAGAAGACGCAAAACCTGCTGCGATCGGTGTCAGCTTTGGCGGCCCGGTTGATGCTTCCATGGGGACGGTGCGACTATCTCATCATGTCGCTGGCTGGGAAAATATTCCTCTCAAAGAGTTGTTGGAGAATGAGTTTGGTGTTTCTGTTGGTGTAGATAATGATGCCAACGTTGCTGCTTTGGGTGAACATCGCTTTGGTGCTGGTCAGGGATACGATAGCTTGTTTTATATAACTGTCAGCACTGGTGTAGGTGGTGGTTGGATACTCAATGGCCAGCCTTGGCGGGGTGCTGGTGGGATGGCTGGCGAAATTGGACATATTGTTGTCGATCCGGCTGGACCGGTATGTTTGTGTGGGAAGCGGGGATGTGTGGAACGTTTGGCTTCGGGGCCTTATATGGCGCAAAATGTTAGGGAAATTTTGGAGAACGAACCGCAGAGGCGCGGAGGACTCAGAGATGGAGAGGTATTAAGGGGTTTGGTGGGGGGTGATTTAACGTTGCTGACGGGACAGTTGGTAAGTGAAGCGGCGGCGGCTGGGGATGATTTGGCTAAGGAAGTTTTGCGTAAGGCTGCTTGGGCGCTAGGCGTGGGTATTGGCAATGTAGCGAATTTGATGAATCCGCAGCGCTTTGTGTTAGGAGGCGGTGTGACGAAGGCGGGGGAGGATTTTTGGCGGGTGGTGCGTCAGGTGGCGCAGGAGACGGCTTTACCGGAGGTTGATTTTGAAATTATACCGGCGGTGCTGGGTGATGATGCGCCTTTGTGGGGGGCTGTGGCGATCGCTTCTATGACAATCCCGAATTTGTAA
- a CDS encoding HAD family hydrolase, whose product MQTELVIFDCDGVLVDSEGLGNRVLVKFVAEFGLAMKLEEAILLFKGCKMADCVAVIEQRLGKKMPQDFVTQLRTRTAEAFERELRPVEGIEAALDKINLPICVASSGPPEKIKLALRVTNLLSRFEGCIFSSYEIGSWKPAPDLFLYAAKNMGFQAPSCTVVEDSVLGVRAGVAAGMRVLGYTEQSEAHLLEASGAHIFYSMHQLPSLLSHY is encoded by the coding sequence ATGCAAACAGAATTAGTTATTTTTGACTGTGATGGAGTGTTAGTAGACAGCGAAGGATTGGGTAATCGCGTTCTTGTGAAATTTGTTGCTGAGTTTGGGCTGGCAATGAAACTTGAAGAAGCTATTTTGTTATTTAAGGGTTGCAAAATGGCTGATTGTGTTGCTGTCATTGAGCAAAGACTTGGGAAAAAGATGCCGCAAGATTTTGTAACTCAGCTTCGTACCCGTACTGCTGAAGCATTCGAGCGTGAATTACGTCCTGTAGAAGGAATAGAGGCAGCTTTAGACAAGATTAATCTACCTATTTGCGTTGCTTCCAGTGGCCCACCCGAAAAAATTAAGTTAGCTTTGCGTGTCACTAATCTGTTGTCTCGATTTGAAGGGTGCATCTTTAGTTCGTATGAAATTGGAAGTTGGAAGCCAGCACCTGATTTATTCTTATATGCAGCTAAAAATATGGGATTTCAAGCTCCATCTTGCACTGTGGTCGAAGATAGCGTTTTGGGTGTACGTGCAGGTGTTGCTGCTGGTATGAGAGTTTTAGGTTACACCGAGCAAAGTGAGGCTCATCTACTTGAGGCATCTGGAGCGCATATCTTTTACTCTATGCACCAACTGCCTTCCTTGCTATCACACTATTAG
- the proB gene encoding glutamate 5-kinase, which translates to MTKTIVVKIGTSSLTQPETGQLALSTIATLAETLCHLRTQGHRVILVSSGAVGVGCARLGLTERPKAIALKQAVAAVGQGRLIRIYDDLFTTLQQAIAQVLLTRSDLVQRSRYLNAYNTFQELLGLGVIPIVNENDTVAIDELKFGDNDTLSALVASLVEADWLFLLTDVDRLYSADPRSVPDAQPIALVSSIKELAELQIGSQGSQWGTGGMVTKISAARIAIAAGVRTVITQGRFPQNIEKIIQGELIGTHFEPQPEPTSARKRWIAYGLLPAGKLYLDEGAIAAISLAGKSLLAAGIKALEGEFDIQDAVQLCDSNGNEIARGLVNYNSNDLQKIRGCHSREIPTILGYAGVETVIHRDNLVLI; encoded by the coding sequence ATGACTAAAACAATTGTTGTCAAAATCGGTACTTCTAGCCTTACTCAACCAGAAACGGGACAATTAGCACTTTCCACTATTGCTACCTTGGCGGAAACACTTTGCCATTTGAGAACCCAGGGACACAGGGTAATTTTGGTTTCTTCTGGCGCTGTGGGTGTGGGTTGTGCAAGGTTGGGGTTAACTGAACGTCCTAAAGCGATCGCACTCAAACAGGCTGTAGCAGCAGTTGGACAAGGTAGGTTAATTCGGATATATGATGATTTGTTTACTACCCTGCAACAGGCGATCGCTCAAGTATTATTGACTCGCAGTGACTTAGTACAGCGCAGCCGCTATCTCAACGCCTACAACACCTTTCAGGAATTACTGGGACTGGGAGTGATCCCCATAGTCAATGAAAATGATACCGTAGCGATAGACGAACTAAAATTTGGTGATAATGATACTCTTTCGGCATTGGTTGCTAGCTTAGTAGAAGCAGATTGGCTATTTTTGCTCACCGATGTTGATCGGTTGTACTCAGCCGATCCCCGTTCCGTGCCAGATGCGCAGCCGATCGCTCTAGTTAGTAGCATTAAAGAATTAGCTGAATTACAAATAGGTTCCCAAGGTTCTCAGTGGGGTACTGGTGGGATGGTGACAAAAATTTCGGCAGCGAGGATTGCGATCGCGGCGGGAGTGCGGACTGTAATTACTCAAGGGCGATTTCCCCAGAATATAGAAAAAATTATCCAAGGTGAACTGATTGGGACGCATTTTGAACCGCAACCTGAACCAACTTCGGCGCGTAAACGTTGGATAGCTTACGGACTTTTACCTGCGGGTAAATTGTATTTAGATGAAGGTGCGATCGCGGCAATTTCTCTAGCAGGAAAATCGTTATTAGCTGCTGGAATTAAGGCATTAGAAGGAGAGTTTGACATACAGGATGCTGTGCAATTGTGTGACAGCAACGGTAACGAAATTGCCAGAGGACTTGTGAATTACAACAGCAATGATCTGCAAAAGATTCGTGGCTGTCATTCACGAGAAATTCCTACAATTTTAGGCTATGCCGGTGTGGAAACAGTTATTCACCGGGATAATTTGGTTTTGATTTAG
- a CDS encoding YqeG family HAD IIIA-type phosphatase encodes MAWNNLLQPDLILEGSVLNLTPDIIQKYGLKGLVLDVDETLVPFTVGMASPELREWVEQIRTCTALCLVSNNLSEARIGGIARSLNLPYYLGAAKPSRRKIRAAVRTMDLPVHQVGMVGDRLFTDVIAGNRLGMFTILVEPIVHADAALRSHPVRNFEVWVSEILGASITPKKSKIHKT; translated from the coding sequence ATGGCCTGGAATAATCTTTTGCAACCTGACTTGATTTTAGAAGGTTCAGTGTTGAATCTAACACCAGATATTATCCAAAAATACGGACTTAAAGGGCTGGTGTTGGATGTAGACGAAACCTTAGTACCTTTTACAGTAGGGATGGCTTCGCCAGAACTACGAGAATGGGTGGAGCAAATTCGCACCTGTACTGCATTGTGTTTGGTAAGTAACAACCTGAGTGAAGCACGAATTGGGGGAATTGCGCGATCGCTCAATTTACCTTACTATTTGGGTGCAGCCAAGCCCTCTCGACGCAAAATTAGGGCAGCAGTCAGAACAATGGATCTACCAGTGCATCAAGTCGGGATGGTAGGCGATCGCTTATTTACCGATGTCATAGCAGGTAATCGCCTGGGGATGTTTACCATTCTAGTTGAACCGATTGTCCATGCAGACGCAGCCCTCCGCTCTCATCCCGTCCGCAACTTTGAAGTTTGGGTATCTGAAATCTTAGGAGCCTCCATTACCCCCAAGAAAAGCAAGATTCACAAAACTTAA
- a CDS encoding DUF3727 domain-containing protein, with the protein MFSPPFPEENDNAHAGSITLTDEKGRSLECYVEHSLEVDGQEYVLLLPVDSPVEIFSWEGDDEEEEAVLVEDDNIIEQIFATAQAVLSEQNLILKNTAYALTVAGDLPPVEESELFTLEIEDEEADLDPEQLQLLASFYDEDQEYAIYTPLDPLLFFARITKTGEPELLSPEEFRKVQPLLEEHLFNEVE; encoded by the coding sequence ATGTTTTCTCCTCCATTTCCTGAAGAAAATGATAACGCTCATGCGGGTTCCATCACTTTAACCGATGAAAAAGGGCGATCGCTCGAATGTTATGTAGAGCATTCCCTTGAGGTCGATGGACAAGAATACGTTTTACTTCTTCCTGTAGACTCACCTGTAGAGATTTTTTCTTGGGAAGGCGACGATGAGGAAGAAGAAGCGGTTCTGGTAGAAGACGACAACATCATTGAGCAAATTTTTGCCACTGCCCAAGCTGTATTATCTGAGCAGAATCTGATATTGAAGAACACAGCTTATGCTTTGACAGTTGCAGGTGATTTACCGCCAGTTGAAGAATCAGAACTCTTCACCTTAGAAATTGAAGATGAAGAGGCAGATTTAGATCCAGAGCAATTACAGTTACTTGCTAGCTTCTATGATGAAGATCAGGAGTATGCAATTTATACACCTCTCGATCCCCTGTTGTTTTTTGCACGGATAACAAAAACAGGTGAACCGGAATTACTCTCTCCAGAGGAGTTTCGCAAAGTGCAACCCCTGTTAGAGGAACATCTTTTTAATGAAGTAGAATAA
- the ruvX gene encoding Holliday junction resolvase RuvX — protein sequence MISQEQPKPFISALGLDFGRKRIGVAGCDRTGLIATGITTIERTSFEQDVEQIRQIVNEREVQILVMGLPYSMDGSIGFQARQVQKFTTRLTKALKLPVEYVDERLTSFQAEQLLIAEKRSPSRHKALIDRKAAALILQQWLDVKRASSRTSVAAIEY from the coding sequence GTGATATCCCAGGAGCAGCCAAAACCCTTTATTTCAGCTTTGGGACTAGATTTTGGTCGCAAGCGGATTGGTGTGGCTGGGTGCGATCGCACGGGTTTAATTGCCACTGGGATTACCACAATTGAGCGCACATCTTTTGAGCAGGATGTCGAGCAAATCCGGCAAATAGTTAATGAACGCGAGGTGCAAATCTTAGTTATGGGCTTACCTTATTCAATGGATGGCTCAATAGGATTTCAAGCGCGTCAAGTTCAAAAATTTACTACAAGACTTACTAAAGCCTTGAAACTGCCTGTGGAATATGTGGATGAGCGATTAACTTCATTTCAAGCAGAGCAACTGCTGATTGCTGAGAAGCGCTCTCCATCACGCCATAAAGCTTTGATTGACCGCAAGGCAGCCGCTTTGATCTTGCAACAATGGCTGGATGTTAAGCGTGCTAGTTCCCGTACTTCAGTTGCGGCTATTGAATATTGA
- a CDS encoding GNAT family N-acetyltransferase, with protein MTSLLPRNLSVVIRPVQYRDLDGIERITQESFAALTPQGAGFAISQMLMLRRWYGLLKFLSWFPNPLQYRLCAYVAEQGRMLLGMIQVSPFNRTRSTWRIDQVLLERGVDKQGIGSQLLRHCFESILEARTWLLEVNINDIEALALYRQNGFQRLAEMTYWEIGPELLAELAQAEPDLPNLLPVSNADAQLLYQLDTASMPPLVRQVFDRNTRDFKTSLFGALTDAVKQWLTKTEVVSGYVFEPQRKAAIGYFQVQLDRKGEVPHVATLTVHPAYTWLYPELLSQLARIAQDFPQQGLQLASSDYQAEREEYLERIGAKRIKHTLVMSRSVWHKLRESKFVSLEGIQWTDMLQGLQPARKPIPGGMSWIQPGKLPSPDKPLPIKSEPINFSVKNPSIEASPISESADAEQEN; from the coding sequence ATGACTTCATTACTTCCCAGAAACCTTAGCGTTGTTATCCGACCAGTCCAATACCGGGATCTGGACGGAATTGAGCGCATAACTCAAGAGTCATTCGCAGCCCTTACTCCCCAGGGAGCAGGTTTTGCCATCAGCCAGATGCTCATGCTGCGTCGCTGGTATGGATTACTCAAGTTTTTGAGTTGGTTTCCTAACCCACTCCAGTATCGCCTCTGTGCTTATGTGGCAGAGCAAGGGCGGATGCTTCTAGGAATGATTCAAGTGTCACCCTTTAACCGGACACGCAGCACTTGGCGCATCGATCAAGTGCTGTTAGAGCGTGGTGTCGATAAACAAGGAATTGGTTCGCAACTTTTGCGTCATTGCTTTGAATCGATTTTGGAAGCTCGCACTTGGCTACTGGAAGTTAACATCAATGACATAGAGGCGCTGGCACTATATCGCCAAAATGGATTCCAGCGTCTGGCAGAAATGACGTATTGGGAAATTGGGCCAGAATTACTGGCTGAATTGGCACAAGCAGAGCCAGATTTACCCAACCTTTTGCCAGTGAGTAATGCTGATGCCCAGTTGCTATATCAACTAGATACGGCATCTATGCCACCTTTGGTACGTCAAGTTTTTGACCGCAATACCCGCGACTTCAAAACCAGTTTATTCGGCGCTCTGACTGATGCAGTGAAGCAATGGCTGACGAAAACAGAAGTAGTCAGTGGTTATGTATTTGAACCCCAACGCAAAGCTGCGATCGGGTATTTTCAGGTGCAACTTGACCGGAAGGGCGAAGTTCCCCACGTGGCAACTTTGACGGTTCATCCTGCTTACACCTGGCTGTATCCAGAATTGTTATCTCAACTGGCTCGGATTGCCCAAGATTTTCCTCAGCAAGGGTTACAACTAGCCTCCTCTGATTATCAGGCAGAGCGAGAAGAGTATTTGGAGCGAATTGGGGCAAAACGCATAAAACATACATTAGTTATGTCTCGCTCGGTGTGGCATAAGCTACGAGAGTCTAAATTCGTCTCCTTAGAAGGAATTCAGTGGACTGATATGCTGCAAGGTTTACAACCAGCACGTAAACCGATACCAGGTGGAATGTCATGGATACAACCAGGAAAGCTGCCATCGCCAGATAAACCACTGCCAATTAAGTCAGAACCAATTAACTTTTCGGTAAAAAACCCAAGCATAGAAGCATCGCCGATTTCTGAATCAGCAGATGCAGAGCAGGAGAATTAG
- a CDS encoding pentapeptide repeat-containing protein, giving the protein MTSPIVRRSSNQSGQSKEPERASSMLLASRRFAAWAAEITLVVASGLIPFGIGVYANSRSDLNRVPLNPVLVVTERAIARPLALPVSYGIRNVAWPTNILWTIALLAPVTLSWWQLYLLAKTGRTIPKRWFKVRVVNEQGKPPGLGAVVIREGVGRWTVPISIAYLLWRYSFAFPNLGLFTFLSLLMIVGEGIGLPSRRGRRALHDQLAGTYTIDATRPLPSSLLANNRQAQSAGGNNEAEGQEEELTAAETNHSPNLWRRIQQNPNLTLFGVGLTSMTAVLATLIGTQVYIQIQQSQRATKQINSQQFLELVKQLTPNSGATNEQRQSAILAMGGLNDPQSIKFLADLLVSETNPSLLDTIQQSLTTVGPQAIPELKNKNQFLVSELESVGSAATKERELRQGRLQRNQRTINKILSVYSGKMEGVDLSSTQLGQSGTPGSSFFNLVLDNLDLSGVKFKSANLNQASFKGSRFRGAGEDGRWDTYDDVIADLSQAQLQQANLTDANLSRVLMNRIDLSRATLNRANLSNARLYDAKLNSTQLVGADLRNAVLERASLTGADLGDAKLNEANLYAARLGRVTAIGTQLSFANLTNTDWQGADLSGAYLDRANLSNANLSATRLAGAVLRSAQMENVNLQNADLSLADLRGANVAGVDFKGAILAPSKEDPADQFVKTPDLGSVSAVVQGVDFSKAKNLDSKQLAYICTQGGIHPRCP; this is encoded by the coding sequence ATGACATCACCAATTGTGAGGAGAAGTAGTAATCAATCTGGTCAGTCAAAAGAACCGGAAAGAGCCAGTTCAATGTTGCTAGCAAGTAGGCGTTTTGCTGCTTGGGCGGCTGAAATTACACTAGTGGTTGCCAGTGGGTTGATTCCCTTCGGCATTGGTGTTTATGCCAATTCTAGAAGCGATCTTAACCGAGTACCTCTTAACCCCGTGCTGGTAGTTACGGAAAGAGCGATCGCTAGACCCCTAGCTCTGCCTGTGAGCTATGGTATCCGTAATGTGGCATGGCCGACTAATATTTTGTGGACAATCGCCCTGTTAGCGCCTGTAACTCTCTCATGGTGGCAATTGTACTTACTAGCTAAGACTGGTAGGACAATTCCGAAACGTTGGTTCAAAGTGCGGGTTGTTAACGAGCAAGGGAAGCCTCCCGGATTGGGGGCAGTTGTCATTAGAGAAGGAGTTGGACGTTGGACTGTACCTATTTCCATCGCCTATCTGCTTTGGCGCTACAGCTTTGCTTTCCCGAATTTGGGATTATTCACATTTTTGTCTTTATTAATGATTGTGGGTGAAGGGATAGGCTTACCGTCGCGTCGGGGTCGTCGCGCACTACACGATCAACTTGCAGGCACTTATACAATAGATGCGACTCGCCCCTTACCATCTTCGCTCTTAGCTAACAACAGACAAGCTCAATCCGCTGGCGGTAATAATGAAGCAGAAGGGCAAGAAGAAGAATTAACGGCAGCCGAAACCAACCATTCACCCAACCTGTGGCGGCGGATACAGCAAAATCCTAACCTGACTTTGTTTGGGGTAGGGCTTACGAGTATGACTGCTGTGTTGGCAACTTTAATCGGTACTCAAGTTTATATCCAAATTCAACAATCCCAGCGAGCAACTAAGCAAATTAATAGCCAACAGTTCCTCGAACTTGTCAAACAATTAACTCCCAACTCTGGGGCGACTAATGAGCAACGCCAAAGTGCAATTCTGGCTATGGGTGGTCTTAACGATCCACAATCCATAAAATTTCTAGCGGATTTATTGGTTAGCGAAACCAACCCCAGCCTCTTGGATACCATTCAACAATCTTTGACAACTGTCGGACCCCAAGCTATCCCCGAATTAAAAAATAAGAATCAGTTTTTGGTTAGCGAACTGGAGTCTGTGGGCAGTGCTGCAACAAAAGAGCGAGAATTGCGACAAGGGCGGCTACAAAGAAACCAGAGAACGATCAACAAAATTCTCTCTGTGTATAGCGGAAAAATGGAAGGCGTTGACCTTAGTAGCACCCAATTAGGTCAAAGCGGTACTCCAGGAAGTTCATTCTTCAACTTGGTACTAGACAACCTTGATTTATCAGGAGTTAAGTTTAAATCTGCAAATCTTAACCAAGCCAGCTTTAAGGGCAGCCGCTTTCGGGGTGCAGGTGAAGATGGACGCTGGGATACCTACGACGATGTAATAGCTGATTTAAGCCAAGCTCAGTTGCAGCAAGCCAATCTTACTGATGCTAACCTCAGTCGCGTCTTGATGAACCGGATCGATTTGAGCCGCGCCACTCTCAACAGAGCCAACTTATCTAACGCGCGTCTATATGACGCTAAACTCAACAGCACCCAACTAGTAGGAGCCGATCTGCGAAACGCAGTTTTGGAAAGAGCCAGCTTAACTGGGGCTGATTTAGGTGATGCTAAATTGAACGAAGCCAATCTTTACGCTGCCCGTTTAGGTCGTGTCACTGCTATAGGAACGCAATTATCCTTTGCCAACTTAACGAACACTGATTGGCAAGGAGCAGATTTATCAGGAGCCTATTTGGATCGTGCTAATCTCAGCAATGCGAACCTGAGCGCCACTCGTTTAGCTGGTGCTGTTTTGCGTTCTGCTCAGATGGAAAACGTTAACTTACAAAATGCTGACCTAAGTCTTGCAGATTTACGGGGGGCAAATGTGGCAGGAGTAGATTTTAAGGGGGCAATTCTCGCCCCTAGCAAAGAAGATCCAGCAGATCAATTTGTCAAAACCCCGGATTTAGGCTCAGTATCTGCCGTAGTCCAAGGGGTTGATTTTTCTAAAGCCAAAAATTTAGATTCCAAGCAACTAGCATACATTTGTACTCAAGGAGGCATTCATCCTCGTTGCCCGTAG
- a CDS encoding glycosyltransferase family 4 protein — MNITKVTQNLKVGDKVNQKTNHVFVFLEIFAHEGGIQSYIKDIFRAYLGLSQAYKAEVFLLRDSPDRLNLFEAENLKFHYFKNQSPHLGRLQMAAALLKCLLQNRPQQVFCGHINLAVLIQTLCQPLGIPYTVLTYGKEVWEPLKNQERRALTSADKIWTISRYSRDRACLANGLNPKMVEMMPCAIDGDKFTPGSKQPEFVQKYGLTGSKVLMTVARLWSGDIYKGVDVTIRALPQIAEVFPQVKYLVIGRGDDQPRLAQLAKDLGVSDRVVFAGFVATEELMEHYRLADAYIMPSQEGFGIVYLEAMACGVPVLSGDDDGSADPLQDGKLGWRVPHRNPDAVAAACIEMLQGDDQRCDGQWLREQAIALFGIDAFQQHLQKMLLSSDK; from the coding sequence ATGAATATCACTAAAGTGACACAAAACCTAAAGGTAGGTGATAAAGTTAACCAAAAAACTAACCATGTCTTCGTATTTTTAGAAATTTTTGCCCACGAAGGTGGTATTCAATCATATATAAAAGATATTTTCCGTGCCTATTTGGGATTGAGCCAAGCTTACAAGGCGGAAGTTTTTTTGCTGCGAGATAGCCCTGATCGGTTAAATCTGTTTGAAGCTGAGAACCTAAAATTTCATTACTTTAAAAATCAGTCTCCTCATTTGGGGAGATTGCAAATGGCAGCAGCTTTACTCAAGTGTCTTTTGCAAAACCGTCCGCAGCAAGTTTTCTGCGGTCATATTAACTTAGCAGTATTAATCCAAACTCTTTGCCAGCCCTTGGGAATTCCTTACACCGTGCTAACTTACGGCAAAGAAGTCTGGGAACCTCTAAAAAATCAAGAACGTCGCGCCCTGACATCAGCAGATAAAATTTGGACAATTAGCCGTTACAGCCGCGATCGCGCTTGTCTTGCCAATGGTCTAAACCCCAAAATGGTAGAGATGATGCCTTGTGCAATTGATGGGGATAAATTTACTCCTGGTTCCAAGCAGCCAGAATTCGTTCAGAAATATGGCTTAACTGGTTCTAAGGTGTTAATGACAGTAGCACGCTTATGGTCAGGGGATATTTACAAGGGTGTAGATGTCACAATTCGGGCATTACCACAAATTGCTGAGGTTTTCCCACAAGTGAAATATTTAGTAATTGGTCGCGGTGATGACCAACCACGATTAGCGCAACTTGCAAAAGATTTGGGTGTGAGCGATCGCGTCGTCTTTGCGGGTTTTGTTGCTACAGAAGAATTAATGGAACATTACCGCCTTGCTGATGCCTATATCATGCCTTCGCAAGAAGGCTTTGGCATTGTTTATTTAGAAGCAATGGCTTGTGGAGTACCGGTCTTATCCGGTGATGACGATGGCTCGGCTGACCCCTTGCAGGATGGTAAACTGGGATGGCGAGTACCACACCGCAATCCTGATGCTGTAGCAGCAGCTTGTATAGAAATGCTTCAAGGGGATGACCAACGATGTGATGGACAGTGGTTGCGAGAACAGGCGATCGCTCTGTTTGGCATAGATGCCTTCCAACAGCACTTGCAAAAAATGCTTCTATCCTCTGACAAATGA
- a CDS encoding GDP-mannose 4,6-dehydratase: protein MTKTALITGITGQDGYYLSHLLLNRGYRVVGLVPPHRQPNLTKLGTLANQVEIFTVDLRDSGALLTAVEQLRPQEIYNLAAPSFVPDSWNDPLGTLDLITGTATRLLEAVRQVGLSTRFYQASSSEMFGDVFSSPQDEETPFRPKNPYAAAKMHAHWTMVHHRQRYGLFACSGILYNHESPLRAPQFVTRKVSLAAASIKLGLTDTLEMGNLDAKRDWGFAGDYVEAMWLMLQVDEPEEYVIGTGKLHSVKDLVATAFESVGLDWTRYIVLNTSLLRQDEHFQLVADPSKAKRNLGWETQVSFEELLEKMVKTDLERLQSGALDEVLAAGIAPLTQV from the coding sequence ATGACTAAAACAGCCCTAATTACAGGAATAACTGGTCAAGATGGCTATTATCTCAGCCATTTGCTCCTCAACCGTGGCTATAGAGTTGTAGGATTAGTACCTCCCCATCGACAACCTAATTTGACAAAGCTGGGAACACTGGCGAATCAGGTAGAAATTTTTACGGTTGACTTGAGAGATAGTGGGGCGCTGTTGACCGCAGTTGAGCAACTACGTCCCCAAGAAATTTACAATTTGGCGGCTCCCAGTTTTGTACCCGACTCTTGGAACGACCCATTAGGAACCCTAGATTTGATCACTGGTACAGCTACCAGACTTTTGGAAGCAGTACGACAGGTTGGTTTGTCTACCAGATTTTATCAAGCTAGCAGTTCGGAAATGTTTGGCGATGTATTTAGTTCGCCTCAAGATGAAGAAACGCCTTTTCGTCCCAAAAATCCCTATGCTGCGGCCAAAATGCACGCCCACTGGACGATGGTGCATCATAGACAGCGCTATGGACTATTTGCCTGTAGTGGAATTTTATATAACCATGAGTCTCCTCTACGCGCACCTCAGTTTGTAACCCGAAAAGTTTCTTTAGCAGCCGCATCGATTAAATTGGGTTTAACTGACACCTTAGAAATGGGTAATTTAGATGCCAAACGCGATTGGGGGTTTGCGGGAGATTACGTAGAAGCTATGTGGCTCATGTTGCAAGTCGATGAACCAGAAGAATATGTGATTGGCACTGGTAAACTGCACAGTGTTAAAGATTTAGTTGCCACAGCTTTTGAGTCTGTCGGATTGGATTGGACGCGCTATATAGTTTTAAATACCAGTTTATTGAGACAAGATGAGCATTTTCAACTAGTAGCTGACCCCAGCAAAGCTAAAAGAAATCTTGGCTGGGAAACCCAAGTGAGCTTTGAAGAACTTTTAGAAAAAATGGTAAAAACAGATTTAGAGCGGTTACAAAGCGGTGCGTTGGATGAAGTCCTTGCCGCAGGCATCGCGCCCTTAACCCAAGTGTAA